Part of the Cryptococcus neoformans var. neoformans JEC21 chromosome 11 sequence genome, gagtagGAGTTTAGGCTTGTATattatcttcttcatagAAATGGTGTTTATTAGCGATGATATACCCACTGTGATTGTATCATTGGCTTGAATCTGCAAAACCATGTTGTATGAGATATCCAGCAATGAAGATGCCTCCAGTCGAATGCGTGATGTAGCGCTCTAACGATAGTAGGACATAGATAGAACCTCGATGTGCATAATCCCTTAAGGCAATGTACTTTCCACCGCCTTTCCACTAGCTGCTCCTGTTTGTGGGATTCCtgaagggggaggagacCACATATGTTGCCACTTGTGGGGAGTGGTGAGAACACCTCCCTGCATAGAAGTCAATCACACAACATTCGACCAATTGTTTAGAACAAAGACTCACCCTCTCCAATAACTTGACAGCACTCCTAGTAGGTTGCGCGCCCACGCCTAACCAGTACTTTATCCTGTCCACATTCAACTcgactttcttctcctttacGATCATATCCTCGGTACCCTTTGCAAAAACATTGGCGGCGGCTGGAGGTGTGTTGCCTTCTCGCACACGGGGGATGGGGTCGTACACGCCCAAGAGCTCAAGAGGCTTGCCGTCTCGCGGTCGTTTAGAGTTGATAGCgacaagatggaagatgggatTTTTGCGGTGGCCGTGACGGGCGAAT contains:
- a CDS encoding mitochondrial ribosomal protein s24, putative; this encodes MPVRIRFARHGHRKNPIFHLVAINSKRPRDGKPLELLGVYDPIPRVREGNTPPAAANVFAKGTEDMIVKEKKVELNVDRIKYWLGVGAQPTRSAVKLLERGGVLTTPHKWQHMWSPPPSGIPQTGAASGKAVESTLP